The Spirosoma foliorum genome has a window encoding:
- a CDS encoding DUF4468 domain-containing protein, protein MRLFLIGLLMACFLNPSYGIVDCPPLITNGKLQGILPVVNQKVRYSEVTDCGAVSQADLFRRARLWAVQSCYSPGDTFSLSDKETGDLVGRVSQVVALPRSEHSAGGVYTFRYSLIIECTNRKYRATITQLDVLENGTKPTPIESYCQKNEADLRAIYIALDGQINLRLTSLQDYMKNYKPF, encoded by the coding sequence ATGCGTCTTTTTCTCATTGGCCTGCTCATGGCCTGCTTCCTAAACCCAAGCTACGGAATCGTGGATTGTCCACCACTTATCACCAATGGAAAACTACAGGGCATCCTGCCGGTAGTGAATCAGAAGGTAAGGTACTCAGAAGTGACCGACTGTGGAGCTGTTTCACAGGCCGATCTGTTCCGGCGCGCCCGGTTGTGGGCTGTTCAATCCTGCTATTCACCCGGCGATACGTTTTCGCTAAGCGACAAAGAAACCGGCGATTTAGTCGGGCGGGTATCGCAGGTGGTTGCGCTGCCCCGTTCGGAGCATTCGGCTGGTGGTGTTTACACGTTTCGGTACAGCCTTATTATCGAGTGCACTAATCGCAAATACCGGGCAACCATCACACAGCTTGACGTGCTGGAAAATGGGACCAAACCCACCCCGATCGAAAGCTACTGCCAGAAAAACGAAGCTGACCTCCGAGCCATCTACATAGCCCTTGATGGGCAAATCAACCTCAGGCTGACCTCTTTACAGGACTATATGAAAAATTACAAACCGTTCTGA
- a CDS encoding condensation domain-containing protein has product MKLRGFRIEPAEIEQALCQHSTIAQALVVADELSSGIKRLVAYLVAKSGDVIKPDDLRAFLKTSLPDYLIPNVFIPLVAIPLTANGKVDKANLPSIPFDTPHHQVDLQTPTERAMAPLWTSVLRIGKLNRSDHFFDMGGSSLMAIQLISLISQQFGVRLRMTDVFNYPTLHKLGGYIDALPRELVQSIPGSSGKIDLTAHFPLSFAQNRLWILEQLYSVQGAYNVPIVLRISGSLNLPSLQQSLNQLIDRHQILRTTFGHTNGVAFQKIEPAFLIDIPVSDFANLMDFVQQETVDGWLRELAYQPFDLIKGPLVRVNVAKVGEMSWLLLLTVHHLIFDGLSTRVLARELSLLYTAQVQGLPVSLSPLPIQYVDYARWQTEQYGLGTLTRQLEYWRNQLAGVAPILTLPIDKSRPASESFRGADYCFFLPNSRWHPLRHGFQEPDTTLFLRVLTAYMVWLRQITGLQDIVIGIPVAGRSNPELDGLIGFFVNTLVLRADVSADLTFRQLVRKVRQLALDAYEHQAVPFEQIVAEVSPSRSQAYSPLVQVFFDFQEDTTNCWALNDLQIESVPFQQHRAKFDLSLSCQEANDGLMGTFTYRTDLFTEQAITKLADQFIQLLEQLLTQPDQAVEPLIGGLSAPLSISPDQSRITRPEEPDLAGQLLHPSVVKLLEKIWCELLERPTMGLDDDFFALGGHSLLALQLTVAIQRQTTHSLPISSVFAHPTLRQLALYLQTSQSDLAWQCLVGVKSPEAKNPLFLVHPISGDIHYVYQLAPYLSEGQPLYGLRAVGLDGTTQPLKSIEAMAAHYIQLILQKQPKGPYSLGGFSLGGIIAFEMARQLTQMGREVQLLALIDAYPINPDADNHTKYPLHQLLGYYYQYWRSLSKHPVVLLPILRQKIPWISHYLFRRLWQTVPGLRRSEVSYSVEQDASEPDSLLVRSLREAYSRYEFKPYKGKLVFLRAIKANTFALVSKKVDFGWGRHARQGVEVYHLVGEHNTLFSDPETIAEIGRILQPYLIP; this is encoded by the coding sequence TTGAAACTTCGCGGCTTTCGGATTGAGCCAGCCGAGATTGAGCAGGCGCTTTGTCAGCACTCTACCATTGCCCAGGCTTTGGTGGTAGCTGATGAATTAAGCTCGGGGATAAAACGCTTAGTGGCCTACCTGGTAGCTAAATCGGGAGACGTTATCAAACCCGATGATTTACGAGCCTTCCTGAAAACCAGCCTACCCGATTATTTAATTCCTAATGTATTTATTCCCTTAGTGGCCATTCCGTTGACGGCCAATGGGAAAGTCGACAAAGCGAACTTACCGTCGATTCCATTCGACACACCCCACCATCAGGTCGATCTACAGACGCCAACGGAACGAGCGATGGCACCTTTGTGGACCTCGGTGCTAAGGATAGGCAAACTGAATCGAAGTGATCATTTTTTTGATATGGGGGGAAGCTCCCTGATGGCAATCCAGTTAATCAGCCTTATTTCACAGCAGTTCGGAGTCCGGTTAAGAATGACGGATGTATTCAACTACCCAACCCTGCATAAACTGGGCGGGTACATCGATGCATTACCCCGTGAGCTGGTTCAATCGATACCGGGGTCATCAGGCAAAATTGATCTGACGGCTCACTTTCCGCTCTCATTCGCTCAAAACAGGTTGTGGATTCTGGAGCAACTTTACTCGGTACAGGGCGCTTATAACGTACCCATCGTGCTTCGTATTAGCGGCTCACTAAACCTGCCGAGCTTACAGCAAAGTCTCAATCAACTCATTGACCGGCATCAAATCCTGCGTACCACCTTTGGGCATACCAACGGAGTTGCTTTTCAAAAAATTGAGCCTGCTTTTTTGATCGACATACCGGTAAGCGATTTTGCTAACCTAATGGACTTCGTTCAACAGGAGACAGTTGACGGTTGGCTACGGGAGTTGGCCTACCAGCCGTTCGACCTGATAAAGGGACCTTTAGTGCGGGTAAACGTGGCAAAAGTGGGAGAGATGTCCTGGTTGTTGTTGCTGACTGTTCATCACCTTATTTTTGATGGGTTGTCAACGAGAGTGCTGGCCAGAGAACTTAGCCTTCTGTATACGGCGCAGGTCCAGGGTCTGCCGGTTAGTCTATCCCCTTTGCCAATTCAATACGTCGATTATGCACGGTGGCAGACGGAGCAGTATGGACTGGGAACACTAACCCGCCAGTTGGAATACTGGCGAAATCAGTTGGCTGGGGTAGCTCCCATTCTTACGCTGCCTATTGACAAGTCCCGTCCGGCCAGTGAATCATTCCGGGGGGCCGACTACTGTTTTTTCCTGCCTAATTCACGCTGGCATCCGCTTCGCCACGGCTTCCAGGAACCGGACACAACGCTATTTTTACGGGTACTGACTGCTTACATGGTCTGGCTTCGTCAAATCACAGGTCTCCAGGATATCGTGATTGGTATACCCGTGGCTGGGCGTAGTAATCCCGAATTAGATGGCCTAATCGGTTTTTTTGTCAATACACTCGTACTGCGCGCAGATGTATCCGCAGATTTAACCTTTCGGCAACTAGTCCGAAAGGTACGGCAACTGGCCCTGGACGCCTACGAACATCAAGCCGTTCCATTTGAACAAATTGTAGCGGAGGTCAGCCCCTCACGGAGCCAGGCATACTCACCTCTGGTGCAAGTATTTTTTGATTTTCAGGAAGACACAACAAACTGCTGGGCGCTAAATGATTTACAGATTGAGTCTGTCCCTTTCCAGCAGCATAGGGCCAAATTCGACCTGAGTCTTTCCTGCCAGGAGGCTAATGATGGGTTGATGGGTACGTTTACTTACCGAACCGACTTGTTCACTGAGCAAGCCATAACCAAGCTGGCCGATCAATTCATTCAGCTTCTGGAGCAACTTCTAACCCAACCTGATCAAGCCGTTGAGCCGTTGATAGGAGGTCTATCGGCTCCTCTATCCATCTCACCTGATCAATCAAGAATAACCCGACCCGAAGAGCCAGACTTAGCGGGCCAACTCCTACATCCGTCAGTCGTCAAGCTGCTTGAAAAGATTTGGTGTGAGCTGCTTGAGCGGCCGACCATGGGCCTGGATGATGATTTTTTTGCTTTGGGTGGGCACTCGCTGTTAGCTCTTCAATTGACCGTTGCGATTCAGCGCCAGACCACTCATTCGCTCCCGATCAGCAGTGTTTTTGCCCATCCTACCCTGCGCCAACTGGCCCTTTACTTGCAAACCAGTCAATCCGATCTGGCCTGGCAATGCCTGGTTGGCGTCAAGTCACCTGAGGCAAAAAACCCACTTTTCCTAGTTCATCCTATATCGGGGGATATACATTATGTCTACCAGTTGGCGCCTTACCTATCGGAGGGGCAGCCATTGTATGGCCTTCGCGCTGTTGGCCTGGATGGCACTACGCAACCCTTGAAATCCATTGAAGCCATGGCGGCTCACTACATTCAACTTATTCTCCAGAAGCAACCGAAGGGTCCATATTCCCTTGGGGGCTTTTCACTGGGTGGCATCATAGCTTTCGAGATGGCCCGTCAGCTAACTCAGATGGGTAGAGAGGTACAATTGCTCGCGTTGATCGATGCATACCCCATCAATCCGGATGCAGATAACCATACGAAATATCCCCTTCATCAGCTCCTTGGGTATTACTATCAGTACTGGCGCTCACTTTCCAAACATCCGGTGGTGCTCTTGCCCATTCTTCGTCAGAAAATTCCATGGATCAGTCACTACTTATTTCGGCGGCTCTGGCAGACTGTTCCTGGTTTAAGGAGGTCTGAAGTCAGTTATTCCGTTGAACAAGATGCGAGCGAACCCGATAGTTTGCTTGTTAGAAGCTTACGGGAAGCCTATAGCCGGTATGAGTTTAAACCTTATAAAGGAAAACTTGTTTTTCTGCGGGCTATCAAAGCGAATACCTTTGCGTTAGTCTCTAAAAAGGTAGATTTTGGGTGGGGGCGTCATGCTCGCCAAGGCGTTGAAGTCTATCATTTGGTTGGTGAACATAACACGTTATTCAGCGATCCAGAAACTATTGCGGAAATTGGTCGTATTCTACAGCCGTATTTGATACCTTAG
- a CDS encoding DKNYY domain-containing protein codes for MADVFRFIKLIYFLAMKSLHILLSILGLGFLISCKKSGYETRDGSVYYKDYLLREADYASFEVLNDLFAKDKKHAYYRGISLTDADGASFLALNDHYGKDKTMVFYCDNYLDFKLFETKRKDKISRIYNADASTFEVLESSEYAKDKNRCYNKDIGFAVSDLASFQPLDYGYGKDNVTGYFNLKPIPGSHGRSFTVLSANYSKDKQHVYYTSRAADGPPFSDIHRIPLATPDSFTVIGMYYATDQVHAFYKDHCLPAAAPASFRQWNANEINYARDSTHIYFQEKLIMEADKASFHLLTDFYAQDANAVFYEHRPLSASDITTFTVLGLGYAKDANQVYYEGKLLKKADPVSFALVDNDADRDAADKYYSYKDGHRIKPE; via the coding sequence ATGGCAGACGTCTTCCGATTTATCAAGCTGATTTATTTCCTGGCCATGAAATCACTCCACATCCTGCTGTCAATTCTCGGCCTGGGCTTCCTGATCTCCTGCAAAAAGTCCGGATACGAAACCAGAGACGGATCAGTCTATTATAAGGACTACCTGCTTCGCGAGGCCGATTATGCTTCGTTTGAGGTGCTGAACGATCTATTCGCCAAAGATAAAAAACATGCCTATTATCGGGGCATTTCACTGACCGATGCCGACGGTGCCAGCTTTCTAGCCCTCAATGATCATTATGGCAAGGATAAAACAATGGTTTTTTATTGCGATAACTACCTCGACTTTAAGCTATTTGAAACAAAACGGAAGGATAAAATCAGCCGGATCTATAATGCTGATGCCAGCACATTTGAGGTGCTGGAGAGTAGTGAATACGCCAAAGATAAAAATCGGTGCTACAATAAGGATATAGGCTTTGCCGTCAGCGACCTTGCTTCGTTTCAACCGCTCGACTATGGGTACGGGAAAGACAATGTAACGGGCTATTTTAATCTCAAACCAATACCCGGTAGTCACGGACGCTCGTTTACGGTGTTAAGTGCCAACTACTCAAAAGACAAGCAACACGTTTATTACACCTCGCGGGCTGCAGATGGGCCTCCCTTTTCGGACATACACCGTATACCGTTGGCGACCCCTGATTCATTTACGGTAATCGGTATGTATTACGCCACCGATCAGGTTCACGCTTTTTACAAGGATCACTGCCTGCCAGCTGCCGCCCCTGCTTCATTCAGGCAATGGAATGCCAATGAGATCAATTATGCCCGTGATAGCACACATATTTATTTTCAGGAAAAACTGATTATGGAAGCAGATAAAGCGTCATTTCACTTACTGACAGATTTTTACGCGCAGGATGCTAACGCCGTTTTTTACGAGCATAGGCCCCTGTCGGCGAGCGACATCACAACGTTCACAGTCCTTGGCCTTGGCTATGCAAAAGACGCCAACCAGGTCTATTATGAAGGCAAACTGTTGAAAAAAGCAGACCCCGTTTCGTTTGCGCTGGTCGATAACGACGCAGACCGTGATGCGGCAGACAAGTATTATTCGTATAAAGATGGCCATCGTATCAAGCCCGAATAA
- a CDS encoding AMP-binding protein, with amino-acid sequence MPPSCFIIGEGTLLIECSTILCQRGFLIRGIISQDPQVLTYCASAGLRSIGSSLPVATILNDEPFDYLFSISNGHILSEEILNIPRLFTLNYHDGPLPAYAGVHATFWALVNDEKTHGVTWHLVDTGIDTGAIVKQKRFPIQSDETSISLNIKCYAAAVDAFREVLDELESGKLTSYPQDTAGRSYYARNKRPDLILNFDQPAATIARMQRSLDFGFQSNPFGFLKIWAGNRFWLVRGARAATTDAKQLPGTIEACFPDRLLIATRDFLLVIDDVQTLDGEPVSMAVFYEQTSLTEGQLVRLPAPELIQAINRAEMQCAVHQAYWVDKLCQFQPTKLSGLLPTGKRDGTPPERQQISIPLCKPLGRRIGIESPTIYPLAMTALLVTLARLTNQRSIGVGYRSESSARIAAETAGAFAEYLPLQVAFDWETGFERALYTTQQELVTLHNHLTFAQESLVSQTALQPLKQENDQPLFPILIDGNLPVSDTSFPGDGLRISLPTEENPAGQVSFDPARWPANWVADLANRWILLLENLVRQPSQPLRLVSLLTPDEQQRILIDWNATKTDYPTHQTVHQLVEAQADQRPQAEALRVGSLALTYEQLNQRANQLAWHLQGQGIKPDTLLGICLERSADMIVSLLAILKVGGAYVPLDPTFPTARLAELVAETGLHHIITQRAWVDRLPAQSTFIILDESRKLIARQSSCNLAISVRADQLAYVLFTSGSTGRSKGVAVPHRAIVRTVRSTNYMRLDETICMLGLAPLAFDASTLEIWGSLANGGRLVMLSENPPSLDDIKQTIQVHAVNAVFFTAALFNVLVDSGIDGLHTLTQLATGGEAASAEHVLRARRQLPHCTLINGYGPTESTTFASFYNLTAGDWGTGPVPIGKPLSNTQLYIVDSFMNPMPVGVPGELLIGGMAWLGTT; translated from the coding sequence ATGCCCCCGAGCTGTTTTATAATTGGTGAGGGTACCTTATTGATTGAGTGCTCAACCATTCTTTGCCAGCGCGGTTTTCTGATTAGAGGTATCATCAGTCAGGACCCGCAGGTGCTTACTTATTGCGCCAGTGCAGGGCTTCGTTCCATTGGTTCATCGTTGCCCGTTGCTACTATTTTAAACGACGAGCCCTTCGATTACCTTTTCAGTATCTCGAACGGACATATTCTATCTGAGGAAATACTAAACATCCCTCGGTTATTTACCCTTAATTATCATGATGGCCCACTACCCGCTTATGCCGGTGTGCATGCTACGTTTTGGGCACTCGTTAACGACGAAAAAACGCACGGCGTAACCTGGCATTTGGTCGATACCGGCATTGATACGGGGGCAATTGTGAAACAAAAGCGATTCCCGATTCAGTCTGACGAGACCTCAATCAGCCTGAACATAAAATGTTATGCAGCCGCTGTTGACGCCTTTCGGGAGGTGCTTGATGAACTTGAATCAGGTAAGTTAACAAGTTACCCGCAAGACACTGCTGGTCGCTCTTACTATGCCCGGAATAAGCGACCCGACCTAATCCTCAACTTCGACCAGCCAGCCGCTACAATTGCCCGTATGCAACGGTCTCTGGACTTTGGCTTTCAGTCAAACCCATTTGGTTTTTTGAAGATCTGGGCCGGAAATCGGTTCTGGCTGGTGCGGGGCGCCAGGGCAGCCACAACAGACGCAAAGCAGCTCCCTGGAACCATAGAAGCTTGTTTTCCCGACAGGCTGCTAATTGCCACGCGCGACTTCCTGCTGGTTATTGATGATGTCCAGACTCTGGATGGTGAACCAGTGTCGATGGCGGTATTCTATGAACAGACCTCACTTACCGAAGGTCAATTGGTGAGGCTGCCCGCGCCAGAACTCATTCAAGCCATTAATAGAGCCGAAATGCAATGTGCTGTTCATCAGGCCTACTGGGTTGACAAGCTTTGCCAGTTTCAGCCAACAAAGCTTTCAGGATTACTCCCAACGGGAAAACGAGACGGCACTCCCCCAGAACGTCAACAAATCAGTATCCCGCTTTGTAAGCCACTTGGCAGAAGAATCGGGATAGAAAGCCCCACGATTTACCCGCTGGCCATGACGGCTCTATTGGTAACGCTGGCCCGGCTAACGAATCAGCGGTCCATTGGGGTAGGTTATAGGTCTGAGTCCAGTGCAAGAATAGCGGCTGAAACCGCCGGTGCGTTTGCCGAGTACCTCCCCTTACAGGTAGCATTTGATTGGGAGACCGGCTTTGAGCGCGCCTTATATACTACGCAGCAGGAACTTGTAACACTGCATAATCACCTGACGTTTGCGCAGGAAAGTCTGGTTAGTCAGACCGCCTTGCAGCCATTGAAACAGGAAAACGATCAGCCATTGTTTCCCATTTTGATTGATGGCAATCTGCCCGTATCCGATACTTCGTTTCCAGGAGATGGTTTACGGATTAGTCTGCCCACAGAGGAAAATCCAGCCGGTCAGGTATCTTTTGACCCAGCAAGATGGCCAGCAAACTGGGTAGCCGATTTGGCTAATCGGTGGATTTTGCTGTTGGAAAATTTAGTGCGTCAACCCAGTCAACCCCTTCGCCTGGTGTCGTTACTGACCCCAGACGAGCAGCAACGGATACTGATTGACTGGAATGCTACAAAAACGGATTACCCAACCCATCAAACCGTTCATCAGCTTGTCGAAGCGCAAGCCGATCAGCGACCTCAGGCCGAAGCGCTACGGGTTGGTTCCCTCGCCCTGACGTATGAACAACTAAATCAGCGAGCCAACCAACTGGCCTGGCACCTGCAGGGCCAGGGGATAAAACCCGATACGTTACTAGGCATTTGCCTGGAACGTTCAGCCGATATGATCGTCAGCCTGCTAGCCATTCTGAAGGTTGGCGGTGCATATGTACCTCTCGATCCTACTTTCCCGACCGCCCGGTTAGCCGAGTTAGTTGCGGAAACAGGTCTTCACCATATCATTACTCAGCGAGCCTGGGTGGATCGCCTACCAGCTCAGAGTACCTTTATTATACTCGACGAATCCCGGAAGCTGATTGCCCGGCAAAGTAGTTGTAATCTAGCCATTTCGGTTCGAGCCGACCAACTGGCGTATGTGCTGTTTACATCGGGATCGACCGGACGTTCGAAGGGGGTAGCGGTTCCGCACCGGGCCATTGTCCGCACGGTCCGGAGCACAAACTACATGCGGCTGGACGAAACCATATGTATGCTGGGACTGGCTCCTCTGGCGTTCGATGCTTCCACACTGGAGATTTGGGGAAGTTTGGCCAATGGCGGACGCCTGGTGATGCTGAGCGAAAATCCGCCTTCGCTGGACGACATCAAGCAAACCATTCAGGTCCACGCCGTTAATGCCGTTTTTTTTACGGCGGCATTGTTTAATGTACTGGTCGACAGCGGCATTGATGGCTTACATACGCTAACTCAACTGGCCACTGGTGGCGAGGCTGCTTCGGCCGAGCATGTCCTTCGGGCCAGACGTCAGTTACCCCATTGCACCCTGATTAATGGGTATGGGCCAACTGAAAGCACCACCTTTGCCAGTTTTTATAACCTGACAGCAGGCGATTGGGGAACGGGACCCGTACCGATTGGGAAACCCCTCAGCAACACCCAACTCTACATTGTTGATTCGTTTATGAACCCTATGCCCGTGGGCGTGCCGGGTGAACTACTCATTGGGGGGATGGCCTGGCTCGGGACTACCTGA
- a CDS encoding sensor histidine kinase: MNRKNATLQVLLTEKEWQLKEIHHRVKNNLQIVMSLLNSQAAFLLDPSALSAIQESQHRVHAMALIHQKLYQSEGVARIPMGAYIQEVMAYLHESYELPQIIGFDLQVEPIELDVTQAVPLGLIINEAITNALKYAFPNGRAGRVQVNLHKWNEGGYELVIADDGVGLPAELDPTQSRSLGMTLMYSFSEQLGGKLQISNHSGLSIRLQFHDEVDTVHT; this comes from the coding sequence ATCAATCGTAAGAATGCTACCCTGCAGGTATTACTGACTGAAAAAGAATGGCAATTAAAGGAGATTCATCACCGGGTTAAAAACAACCTCCAGATCGTCATGAGTCTATTGAACTCCCAGGCGGCTTTCTTGCTGGACCCTTCAGCTTTGTCGGCCATTCAGGAGAGTCAGCACCGAGTCCATGCTATGGCCCTGATCCACCAGAAACTCTACCAGAGTGAGGGAGTTGCCCGCATCCCTATGGGTGCTTACATTCAGGAGGTGATGGCTTACCTCCACGAGTCGTATGAGCTTCCCCAAATCATCGGCTTTGACTTGCAGGTTGAGCCTATCGAACTAGATGTGACCCAGGCGGTGCCCTTAGGCTTAATCATCAATGAAGCCATCACTAACGCCCTCAAATACGCCTTCCCGAATGGGAGAGCAGGGAGGGTGCAGGTCAATTTGCATAAGTGGAATGAGGGAGGGTATGAGCTGGTGATTGCCGATGATGGGGTAGGCTTACCGGCCGAACTCGACCCAACTCAGAGCCGCTCACTGGGCATGACGCTGATGTATAGCTTCAGCGAACAGCTCGGAGGGAAGCTTCAGATCAGCAATCACTCGGGGCTGAGTATCCGCTTACAATTCCACGATGAAGTAGATACAGTCCATACTTGA
- the yiaA gene encoding inner membrane protein YiaA yields MNQQPSGAFIAAAWAALFAGLLAFNIGLWNAQMPLNEKGYYFTVLMYGLFASVSVQKSVRDRQEGIPVTAIYYGLSWVSVLLSLLLLTIGLWNATLTPSEKGFYGMSFTLSLFAAIAVQKNTRDAQPKGQGEQG; encoded by the coding sequence ATGAACCAACAACCATCCGGGGCTTTTATTGCAGCCGCCTGGGCCGCCTTATTCGCCGGGCTGTTAGCCTTCAACATTGGGCTATGGAACGCCCAAATGCCTTTAAACGAGAAAGGCTATTATTTTACTGTGCTTATGTATGGCCTGTTTGCGTCCGTTTCGGTACAAAAAAGCGTTCGCGATCGGCAGGAGGGCATTCCCGTCACCGCCATCTACTACGGCCTGAGCTGGGTATCGGTGCTGCTGAGCCTGTTGCTGCTTACCATCGGGCTGTGGAACGCCACGCTGACACCGAGCGAAAAAGGCTTTTATGGTATGTCATTCACACTTAGTCTGTTTGCTGCCATTGCCGTTCAGAAAAACACGCGGGATGCCCAGCCCAAGGGACAGGGAGAACAAGGGTGA
- a CDS encoding Imm63 family immunity protein: MTLSAIKEQIETLGGLINVPHHLYPTYGYSADGALPHIELDGSGTFHFVVVERGQELERRATTALDDLLYWIFDTITFSMACRFELDNRNHSQDFRRILFSQQEEFLGRININWQETKRTEHNLILTKHPFTDEVFNS, encoded by the coding sequence ATGACGCTTTCTGCGATAAAGGAACAGATAGAAACCCTGGGAGGACTGATCAATGTGCCCCACCATCTGTATCCGACCTATGGCTATTCTGCCGATGGGGCATTGCCGCATATCGAACTTGATGGCTCGGGCACTTTTCATTTTGTGGTGGTGGAACGGGGTCAGGAGTTGGAACGACGAGCGACTACCGCACTCGATGACCTCTTGTACTGGATTTTCGACACAATCACCTTTTCGATGGCTTGTAGGTTTGAACTGGATAACCGCAATCATAGTCAGGACTTTAGGCGAATACTATTTAGTCAACAGGAAGAATTCCTGGGGCGTATCAACATAAATTGGCAGGAAACAAAACGTACCGAACACAACCTGATTCTAACCAAACACCCCTTTACAGATGAGGTCTTTAACTCCTGA
- a CDS encoding osmoprotectant transporter permease, producing MYLFWILWGIDAFVALICLYFFFIGLGDGTVSSSNIVLWLVILSGLAVVLLGGYWLSSHQHAVIAKLLLAILAIPSLLYGLFMGLMIMGGNSGWK from the coding sequence ATGTACTTATTCTGGATTTTATGGGGTATCGACGCATTTGTTGCCCTTATATGCCTTTACTTCTTTTTTATCGGCCTAGGTGATGGCACCGTCTCGTCGTCCAACATTGTACTTTGGCTGGTCATACTGAGCGGCCTGGCCGTTGTCTTGTTAGGTGGCTACTGGCTGTCTTCGCATCAACACGCCGTGATAGCCAAACTTCTGCTGGCCATCCTGGCGATACCCAGCTTGCTCTATGGCCTATTTATGGGGCTAATGATCATGGGCGGCAACTCTGGGTGGAAATGA